The Oryza glaberrima chromosome 5, OglaRS2, whole genome shotgun sequence DNA segment AGTACTGAATTTATTTCTCATTCTCATGATTTGTTTACAACTGTATGCCATTTTTAGGGACTAGGTCGTTTTGTATCAAATGCTTTGTTCTCGCGATACTGTATAAGTGTATTTGATGGCAGTTAAGTTCTCTTCAAGGGAAATTTTTATGTCATTAAATTGGACATGCTTTGCACATGCGCCGCCAACATTTTTATACTGAGACATATGCAACTACTCCATCAGTACACTTCTCACATACGCCATCATGTGACTGTGTCCAAGCCAACCGTTAgcacatgaaaaaaattgatttgaCCCCTAGATGCTGTGTTGGTGGGACATCACATAAAGGGGGCAATCTGAGGTCTGAGAATTCTGTTATGAGTTCCAGATTTTGAAATCGTAATGTTGAAATTCTGATTTTGTGTaatcaaaataataatttgagATATTACGCTAAATTTCATTTATTTGAACTCCAAATTCAGACATTCAAAGTTGAAGTTAGCTTGATGTTTGATAATGTAGTTGAACTGAAATTGAAATTTGTTGGAAGTATGCAATTGGAGTTTTTGAGCATCatagaattcaaattttagtcCTTTTAAGTTTTAAGCATTCTCTAGCCTTAGAGATGGCCCCCTTTAATCGCTGTCCCATCAACACATCACCCAGAGTCAaagccaccttttttttttcacttgccTAATAGTTGGCCTGGATGGCATATGCCCCACAATGGTGTATATGAGAAGTGCACCAAGGTAGTAGTGTTATGTGTGAGTCTTTGAGAGCTTGCAAAAATTACTGAATATTATTGATCTCTGAAGTTTGTCCAAGTGACATTTCTATGCCATTTTTTGTTCTCCTAACAAACTCTTATTATTACATGTAGATCAAAGCACCTCAGGAAACCAGGCCTCGGCCATTTTATAAACCTGCATTTCGAGGATCTAAGACTGGAGGTAGTGTGCAACATTATGCATTATGACATGAAaatgaaatttgtttttttttttaaaaaaaatatatataatgggGGCACATTCTGTTACCTGTTAACATTTTAGGAGATTCAACTGGCAGTGGTAAAGGCCCTACCAAGAAAGAAACGGAGTTACATTCTCTTCCTAAATCATCAGTCTCTGATTCTGTGAAGGAAAGCAATCCAACTGAGAAGATTTCAGCAGCCGAGTAAGTGAGAGTTCTTGATTTTTGCATAGTGTTTTAGCCATATATTTCTTGTTTTCAGTTAATGTGCCTGGTTTCTATTTTTGTATATGTTATCCTTCGGTATTGTTGATTGATGCTCGACATTTTGTTCACTCTTCCTTTTGCTAATGGAAGCACTACAGAAATTACAGTGCATGTTTTGTCTGATGTaacattatattttaattagatCTTTGTTAGCTGTCTTCCCAGTAGTATGATGCATGACCATCCAACAGTCTACAATTCTATTTTTGTTTATCTATGTGTAATAGTTTGGATGATTTATTCAGCTCCCGTAGGTAAACATGAGACTTACCAACTGCAGTGTCTTAACGGTGTCTGTTTTGTAATACTTTCTAGAAGGTGGATTTATCGGAATATCTAGTTTGTACATAATGGAGTCAGGATTTCTCCATATATGTTAATGAGTTTATGACCTAAAATTATACAACTACTAATGTCTTGGCAGAGTAGTTTGTTGTCTGGGAGACATCATGTGTAGTGTTCCAgaaattttcttctctctttatcATGCACTTTTCATTTTTGTAGACCTCCTAACCTTTTATACTCATTTTTCAGCCATGCTACTATCAATGACAGTCTTATTTTATCAAGTGGCCAAGCTGATGCAAAGTCCACTCCTCTCCAGCCCCCTTCTCAAGTGAAGCATGGTTGGGGTGGGATGCCAGGGCGCCCTTCCATGGCTGATATTGTCAAGATGGGCAAACCCCAAGCTAAACCTGTGAGATCTGTTGCATGTAATACCGGGATGCCAACCATTGGTGGTTCAGTCATTTCCAATGCAACAAATCATACTTCAAAAGATTCACAAGACTTAGTTTTGCCTTCACAAGTGAACTCTGTTGCAACTGATAGAATACCAAATGGTACCAATGAGGTCTCCCCTGCATCTAATGACTCCTCTATTGATGTATTACCTCCCAGAGAGGGGTTGGAGGTGCCAGAATCTGTCGCCACAGTTAAACCTGGATCGTCAACTGCAGATGTTTACAAAGATGCAGTTGAAGAAGACATGGATTCTGATAAAAATAAGGAGATGAGTGCAAGCAATGCAGACGGTCGAACATCTTCAGGACCATATCCTGCATCTAGTAAAGAAGTACACTCAGAACATACTCAAATTGCCACCCATCACAATGACTTGATAGTGGAAACAGAGGACTCTCAGTCTGATGGCAATGCATTTGAGAATAACCGTGGTAGGTCATCTAAAATTGCCCCCACCTTTTTTATGACTTCATATGTATGCCTACACCAAATGCGAATATATATTCTAGAAATCTAGAACATAGATTTTGTGTTTCGGCATGGTATAGTTTTGTCTATAGTAACCAGAATACCCATCAAGCCATTGTTATTACATTGAATCGGAAGCAATCTGAttttatttttgctggcggcttGATCTCTGCCTATTTGTCATTTGGCTTATGTGTTGGTGTTACTGTCTGACATGGATCTTAAGCAAGTTCCCATATCCAGCACTAAGCCCGTTTCTTTCTACTAGCTACTGCAAGTCTAAATCCGATACAATACTGTCTTAAATTTTTGCGTTTGCTTATataactactagtactacttagGACTGGAACCACTGTCTCCATCAACATCTTGACTTTAGCATGAGACTATAAATCAAATCCTCATGATGAGTAATGAGTTCaatacaaattatttattttgaatcaaatactccctccgtcccagaatataacaagttttagggttggacacgattattaagaaagtaggtagaagtgagtggcGGAGGGTTGtaattggatgagtagtggaggtaggtgagaaaagtgaatggtggagggttgtgattggttgggaagagaatgttggtagagaagttgttatattttgggacaaatcctaagggctaaaagttgttatattttgggacggagggagtaccttttaAGGTTGTTGCTCATTTACCCGAGAATGGACCAGTAGaaagtttgatatatttttatttgttcGTATGGCTCCAGCTATTCACTATTATTACCTTTTTATCCAATCTCTACTTGAACTACAACTTTTCATATTTTACGTTCTTACCAGGACCTTTTTATTATATCTTAGTGCAGCACCACGGCCTGAGAAGGTTCTGCATGTGCCTTTTTATATTACATTTTTACACTATATTTTCTAATTGGCTTTTCTGTTGGAAGTTACGAGCCTCCTTTCTAATTGTTTATGATAATCTATTTCCTTAGTTGCAGATTCAGAGGGAAATATGTCTGCTACTGACAAACAGTTTGAACAGTTGATTCtacatgaggaaaaaaaatcaaaatcatctGAAGATAACCCAGCTGTAATAATTCCTGATCATCTTCAGGTTTCAAATGCTGATTGTGCACACTTGACATTTGGTAGTTTTGTGTCTGGAACACTTGATGCGCCAGTCTCCTTGAAAACTGCCAATGGTGATGAGGAGGTTGCAGCAGTTTCTGATAACCATTCGATTGATCAGTCAGATGTCAGGTATGTATTTGTCTGTCGCATTCTTCACTTCTTTTCAAACATCATGTAACATCTATTTCCATTTTTCAGAATCCATGAGTACGAAAATAAGGATACAGTAGCACCTGCAGCTGACGAACATGTTGCCTCTTCAACAAAAAGTGACACGGAGAATGTTGATGTTGCACCTGTACAACAGCCTGAATTGAGAACAGCCAATTTAATAGATGTTCCAAACAACACCATGTACAATAATTTATCAACCTCTGATTATGCAACTCCAAGTGCAGTGCAACCAGATTCTTccacacacatttatctgcaaGAACATCGACAATTGCAAAACATTTCCCCTCTCTCTAGCTTTATGGTATTGGCTtctttttgttttattaaataattttacaTTGATACCTTATTAGTAGTTTCCATATGGAATTATCTACATAAAAAATTCGGAATTGTGGTTTTTATTTTGTATAAGCCCCATTTAATTTAGTTTCTGCAAGCATATCTGTCAGTGCATCCCCCAGTGCATGTTCTCTAAAATAATGGAATTAACTCCATCTAGATAGAGATACATTACTTCACTGATGAAGAAATCTGTGGGCGCATTTCTGTTTCACTGTTGATGATATATTATAACCATTAACACCTATCTTTTCTTCACTGAGAAGCTTATTTTACTTATCTTTGCAGCAAGGAAATATCCCGAATGGACTATTGCCACCAGCACTTCCACCTTTGCGTGACTTTGATCCTGCTTTCTCATTATTACTTACTAACCCACCATTGGCTACGATGGTTCATGGCACAACATCATCATCCATGGGCAATGCAACTACTGTTTCTACACAACCACAAGAGGTGTGGAACAGCTCATTGAATAATTGGACTTTTTATCTACTTCATACTTCCATGCTATCTTTTGGGTCATAGAATCAATTCATAAACTAGGTTTACTCTTTGAATAGACATAGTAGCATACATATTTGTTCTGATAAACGGCATTTATGGTTATTGATGAACTTAAACCTGTGGTTTGATGAGTTTAATCAAGTACACGGGTATTTCTCCTCGTtgcatggttttgctgatgATTTCGCTTGATGGCTTCATGATGCAACTAACCTGTATAGCTTCATGCTATACAACTGTTTCTTTTGTTAACTTTGTCGTGAAGGCACTATTAATAAGCCAGAGACCAGGCAGTAACTAATCGAAATTTGGTTAAGTTTGGTCACATCATTTGGCGAAGTTCCATTTGCATAGCATTTGttttgttatgtttttttttaagcctGCTTTGCTGTCAAAACTGTACATACTACAAAAGTCACGCTTCAACCTTTGGCTCATCATTTTCTCGCAATAGTAAACACATACCTCATCAAGCTGTACTTTTTTATCCTCATTTTATTGAGGTTTATCTTGTGCTTTGTGAATATATTTTCtgccttatttttcttttggattgTTTACCTGTGTATCATTGTTCTTGTGGTGTCGGCTCTTGCAGATTGTGAATCCAGGTGCTTCATCCAACCCTCAATTGAATCAATCTCAGCcaagcaccagcaccagcattGCTTCTGGTCCTCCACTCCCTCAGCATCTCACGCTTCACCCTTATGCTCAAGCAACTCTTCCTCTTGGGTATGCAAGCATGATTGGCTACCCATCTCTAGCCCCAAGTTATACATATCTCCCGCCTCCTGCCTTTCAGCAACCATACATGAACAGTGGCCTATTCCACCAGGCAGCAGCTGCAGTTCCCAATTCCAGTGTAAAATATCCTTTGCCACAGTACAAAGGCAATGTTTCCCTTGCGAGCTTACCCCAGCAAGCCTCACTGCTCTCAAGCTATGTTGGGGGCTTTGGAGCTGCAAGCAGCATGCCAGGAAATTTTGCCCTGAACCAAAGCACACCATCAGCAACCGCTGCTCCTGGGTTTGATGGAACAGTGCCCGCGCAATACAAAGAAGGGAATCAATTTGTATCTCTTCAGCAGGTAACTACCATGGCACTTAAATTTGTACAAGCATGAATTCAATAGCAATCTAACTTCCGTAAATTTCTTGCAGAGCGAGAACGCTGCGATGTGGATGCATGGTGCCAGTTCGCGAACAATGCCACCTCTTGCAGCAAATGCCTTGTATGGCTATCAAGGGCAGCAGGGTCACCAGGGCGGCCTTCGGCAGGGGCAGCTGCCTTCACAGTTTGGTGCTCCACTTGCACCGACACAGCCCGGCCTGGGCCATGAGCACCGGAACCCTAGTGACGGCAACTTAAGctctgctgccgctgccgctcagGCTAACCAAATGTGGCCAAATAGTTACTGACCCAGCCTTTGAAACCCTTTTGAGTGTGTGGTCCTGTTGTGGTGCGTGCTACGTCAGAGATGCCATGCAATGCTTTTGGCCTGATTCAGGCGCCTGAATAGCAACTGTGTATATGAGTTGCTATGTCGACATTTTGGAGAGGCAGAGGAGATGTATGTTTGATCATCATGTTCTACTACCCTTAGCATTTTCTAGGATGGCCTAAAACTGTAGctctatttatttatattcTGATAGAAAGGACCGTTCTTTCTCAGTTTGTTTTGTTCTTCCGTTTACATATCATGTAAACAATAAAACTGAGATATCTAACAAAGCAGCACCATGAATGAATTTCAAGGAAGCAAAGGATGAGCTAGCTTTGTATCACCTGTGTTGCGtgcttttgcttcttttttccccttgttTCGTTTATTATCGGCAATGGCGTGTCATAAGCTGTAACTAATTGGTGGTGATTCGATAAGGGAAGTAGAATGAATGCAATAATATCCTTTGCCTGTAATTGCTTTAACCATAATGAAATGTTTAACATCCGTTAATAAGTGTTTAACCTGCATCGCATATGTCCAATCGGTCAGAAACAACACATTCTCATACTCCGAACTCCTCCAGCctcctttgctttttttttttttggcaaaatgcTTATGGCGCTGTTTGGAAAGCTTAAAATTATGAAAAGTAACTGGTGAGAATTTAGAGAAGCAGGGAAAACGGCTTCTggtttttagtttattttctaaattttacaaCTGCAGCTTCTTAAAATTTGAGTAAATATCTGGATTGTTTGGAGGGCTTTTGACAGTGGTAGTTTTAAGAAAAATCTCTCCAGCTGCCAGAAGCTCCCCAAGCAGGCTTTATACCCAGTGCCCATGGTCATGGGATTGGTGTCAACCTGCTTCTCCTAGCTCTTCTGaccaaggctgtgtttagacccaaagtttggatccaaacttcagtcctttttcatcacatcaacttgtcatacacacacaactttttagtcacatcatctccaatttcaaccaaaattcaaactttgcgctgaactaaacacagcccaaaaCATATTATGCGCATTAATTTTGCAGAGCCGTCTCTGCTTTCTGGTTGTTGCATCAGTACAAGTACCAAAATACTACTCCACCAAGCTTGTACTGATTTGATCTTGAAACAGAAGCTTGGATCCTCAAAGACACCGTTGCCACGAGGAGGCATGCCAGAGCTTGGTATTTGGATCCGGTGCAGTGTTCTGCTGCTGCCGGTGACGACGAAGTCGCAGCTTGTCTGGACGGTCTCGCCGGACTGGATGGCAGAGcagcgccgccgtgctcgccatGCACCAGCTCCCGCGGCCACCGGGTTCGCCAGCGACGGGTTCATCGACGTATAGTGGGGGTTCGTGGCCGGGTTATCCACCAGGACGGAGGCGAGCGGCGAGGTCACGTCTCGTTCCAGCATGTCGTTCACCGACTCCACGCCGGCGAGCTGCCGCGACGGGTCGTGAAATCGTGATGTTGCTACCAGCGCTGCTCCATTGTGACTGTAATTGTTTTGAACCACCCCTAATGTTTAAGGTTTAAGGGTTTAATCTGAACCGCATATGTTAAATCTAACGATTACAAGCAACCCAGGTGGTTCGGATTTTTGGACTCCGAACGACTCTGGCCCTCATGTTCAATCTTAACGGTTGTCGTGGAACAAGAATTTGAACCCACTTTTAAAGTAAAACAAGAATTTGAACGACTCGGCCACTCCTCGCTCCTCGCGGCCCATATCTGATCGAACGGTCACGAGCAACCAAGGGGTCCGAGATTTAATCTCCGACGGTCTCTCCGGCCTCGTAGCCGGTGAGATCtggtcggcgccggcgcatGCAGACGAGGAAAATGGGGGAGGCAGAGGCGGTGGATGCCATCGTTCTGCAGGAATTCTTCGCCGGTAAGTGGTAACCTGCACggcgtggtcgccgtcgcgttccCATGACCGGCAGTGGCGACCAGTGGCGCTGtggcggcctcggcctcggcggcgccacTCACACCAGCATCTCGGTTGGTTGCTCTTCCAGATTCATCTCTTTGCACTGAAATACTCCCCCCGTCTTTAAATATAAGtgtttttggttggatgtgatatatcttagtataacgaatctggacatgttttatgtccagattcattgtatcaTTATACGTCACAtttaaccaaaatcccttatatttagggacggagggagtagtttcctTCATGTGTCTGTGTTCGTCTGAGTAGAGGAATTGTTTCTATATGTAGGTGAACGCAAAAGTTCAGCTCAATGTTCTTACTGATTACTACTAGTAACTACATACAGCACCACATGCTACTATTTCTACAGCTAGGAGAAGTCGATCTATCTATCAATCTTGCCGGCCTGCTTCTCCTAGCTCATCTGACCAAAACATATTCTGCACATTCATTTCTCTGCTTTCTGCTTGCATCAGGGCAACTGTGCGAGTACCAAAACATCCACCAAAGCCGTGCAGTTTCTACAGATTTGAATCGTGAAACAGCAGCTTGGATTCTCACTTGTACAGGTTCAGAGAAACCGTTGCGACGACGCACGCCAGCGACAGGAGTGTTTCCTTGCTGCCggccatggccgcggcggcgccgatgttGTCGTTGTAACCCGGAGGCGACATGGACCCGTACAGCGGAGGGGAGTTGTTGCCGAATCCAGGAGGAGAGTTGTCGTAGCCACCGAAAGCTGGGTTCGTCGGCGTCGACGTGTTCAGAACCGAAGCACCGGTGCTGCCGATTCGATCGCACAAAGAAAACAAGAGAAGCAAAAAGAATTTTCAGCGAAATTCACATGCTGCTTCTTTCTTGTTTATTTGTTTCAGACTTTGAGTTGCTAGGATTTTACCTCGTCGATGGGTACTTGCACGATGAGGAGCCTGCAGAATTGCAACGAGAGGTGAATGGATCCGTCAGTCaggagatggattctaatagctcgagtgggcatccacccgtttattgcatatTAACTAAATGGctacgattttttttaaaaaaatcgacacaacatgcaagttcaaattcaacttgtaCGAGTTGTCACTGATCATGCTCTTGCTCTGCTAGAGAAGGGAAATTTGGTTGCTTACTGGGATCGGTGCTGGTGAGGATGGCGGTGCCGGCGAAGTCGCAGCTGGTCTGGACGGGGTTCTTCTGGTAGTAGCTGTTGAAGGCGAACGACGCGTGGTCGTGGACGGTGTTGGGGTtgaagcagccgccgccggactGGATGGCGGAGCAGTCCACGCCGCCCTGCCCGCACGCGTAGTCCAGCGCCACCTGcagcgccgccgtgctcgcgcTCGGGCTCGCCACGCACC contains these protein-coding regions:
- the LOC127773501 gene encoding uncharacterized protein LOC127773501 isoform X2, translated to MRGGGGRGGGGGGGGRVPFYAAAAAAEPRAGDAAAIPPASRKLVQGLKGILTDRSEAEIYATLLDCGMDPDVAVERLISQDPFHEVRRKRDKKKEIKAPQETRPRPFYKPAFRGSKTGGDSTGSGKGPTKKETELHSLPKSSVSDSVKESNPTEKISAADHATINDSLILSSGQADAKSTPLQPPSQVKHGWGGMPGRPSMADIVKMGKPQAKPVRSVACNTGMPTIGGSVISNATNHTSKDSQDLVLPSQVNSVATDRIPNGTNEVSPASNDSSIDVLPPREGLEVPESVATVKPGSSTADVYKDAVEEDMDSDKNKEMSASNADGRTSSGPYPASSKEVHSEHTQIATHHNDLIVETEDSQSDGNAFENNRDSEGNMSATDKQFEQLILHEEKKSKSSEDNPAVIIPDHLQVSNADCAHLTFGSFVSGTLDAPVSLKTANGDEEVAAVSDNHSIDQSDVRIHEYENKDTVAPAADEHVASSTKSDTENVDVAPVQQPELRTANLIDVPNNTMYNNLSTSDYATPSAVQPDSSTHIYLQEHRQLQNISPLSSFMQGNIPNGLLPPALPPLRDFDPAFSLLLTNPPLATMVHGTTSSSMGNATTVSTQPQEIVNPGASSNPQLNQSQPSTSTSIASGPPLPQHLTLHPYAQATLPLGYASMIGYPSLAPSYTYLPPPAFQQPYMNSGLFHQAAAAVPNSSVKYPLPQYKGNVSLASLPQQASLLSSYVGGFGAASSMPGNFALNQSTPSATAAPGFDGTVPAQYKEGNQFVSLQQSENAAMWMHGASSRTMPPLAANALYGYQGQQGHQGGLRQGQLPSQFGAPLAPTQPGLGHEHRNPSDGNLSSAAAAAQANQMWPNSY
- the LOC127773501 gene encoding uncharacterized protein LOC127773501 isoform X1, whose protein sequence is MRGGGGRGGGGGGGGRVPFYAAAAAAEPRAGDAAAIPPASRKLVQGLKGILTDRSEAEIYATLLDCGMDPDVAVERLISQDPFHEVRRKRDKKKEIKAPQETRPRPFYKPAFRGSKTGGDSTGSGKGPTKKETELHSLPKSSVSDSVKESNPTEKISAADHATINDSLILSSGQADAKSTPLQPPSQVKHGWGGMPGRPSMADIVKMGKPQAKPVRSVACNTGMPTIGGSVISNATNHTSKDSQDLVLPSQVNSVATDRIPNGTNEVSPASNDSSIDVLPPREGLEVPESVATVKPGSSTADVYKDAVEEDMDSDKNKEMSASNADGRTSSGPYPASSKEVHSEHTQIATHHNDLIVETEDSQSDGNAFENNRVADSEGNMSATDKQFEQLILHEEKKSKSSEDNPAVIIPDHLQVSNADCAHLTFGSFVSGTLDAPVSLKTANGDEEVAAVSDNHSIDQSDVRIHEYENKDTVAPAADEHVASSTKSDTENVDVAPVQQPELRTANLIDVPNNTMYNNLSTSDYATPSAVQPDSSTHIYLQEHRQLQNISPLSSFMQGNIPNGLLPPALPPLRDFDPAFSLLLTNPPLATMVHGTTSSSMGNATTVSTQPQEIVNPGASSNPQLNQSQPSTSTSIASGPPLPQHLTLHPYAQATLPLGYASMIGYPSLAPSYTYLPPPAFQQPYMNSGLFHQAAAAVPNSSVKYPLPQYKGNVSLASLPQQASLLSSYVGGFGAASSMPGNFALNQSTPSATAAPGFDGTVPAQYKEGNQFVSLQQSENAAMWMHGASSRTMPPLAANALYGYQGQQGHQGGLRQGQLPSQFGAPLAPTQPGLGHEHRNPSDGNLSSAAAAAQANQMWPNSY
- the LOC127774123 gene encoding carbohydrate-binding X8 domain-containing protein-like isoform X3 — translated: MDLWRVHCLGWLLVLLLFSHAAGGGGAEQVATQAHHDASRRLAAQVAHGTPERDVTSPLATVPVDNPAANPTVTSTTNPAAMPGTQTTPSLANPVAAGGGGGGGGGSWCVASPSASTAALQVALDYACGQGGVDCSAIQSGGGCFNPNTVHDHASFAFNSYYQKNPVQTSCDFAGTAILTSTDPSSSSCKYPSTSTGASVLNTSTPTNPAFGGYDNSPPGFGNNSPPLYGSMSPPGYNDNIGAAAAMAGSKETLLSLACVVATVSLNLYK
- the LOC127774123 gene encoding carbohydrate-binding X8 domain-containing protein-like isoform X1, with translation MDLWRVHCLAFCLVVLGFEVMVLLLLILLGRNFLLEAAGGGGAEQVATQAHHDASRRLAAQVAHGTPERDVTSPLATVPVDNPAANPTVTSTTNPAAMPGTQTTPSLANPVAAGGGGGGGGGSWCVASPSASTAALQVALDYACGQGGVDCSAIQSGGGCFNPNTVHDHASFAFNSYYQKNPVQTSCDFAGTAILTSTDPSSSSCKYPSTSTGASVLNTSTPTNPAFGGYDNSPPGFGNNSPPLYGSMSPPGYNDNIGAAAAMAGSKETLLSLACVVATVSLNLYK
- the LOC127774123 gene encoding carbohydrate-binding X8 domain-containing protein-like isoform X4 — translated: MDLWRVHCLGWLLVLLLFSHGGGGAEQVATQAHHDASRRLAAQVAHGTPERDVTSPLATVPVDNPAANPTVTSTTNPAAMPGTQTTPSLANPVAAGGGGGGGGGSWCVASPSASTAALQVALDYACGQGGVDCSAIQSGGGCFNPNTVHDHASFAFNSYYQKNPVQTSCDFAGTAILTSTDPSSSSCKYPSTSTGASVLNTSTPTNPAFGGYDNSPPGFGNNSPPLYGSMSPPGYNDNIGAAAAMAGSKETLLSLACVVATVSLNLYK
- the LOC127774123 gene encoding carbohydrate-binding X8 domain-containing protein-like isoform X2; this encodes MDLWRVHCLGWLLVLLLFSHEAAGGGGAEQVATQAHHDASRRLAAQVAHGTPERDVTSPLATVPVDNPAANPTVTSTTNPAAMPGTQTTPSLANPVAAGGGGGGGGGSWCVASPSASTAALQVALDYACGQGGVDCSAIQSGGGCFNPNTVHDHASFAFNSYYQKNPVQTSCDFAGTAILTSTDPSSSSCKYPSTSTGASVLNTSTPTNPAFGGYDNSPPGFGNNSPPLYGSMSPPGYNDNIGAAAAMAGSKETLLSLACVVATVSLNLYK